The Mobula birostris isolate sMobBir1 chromosome 1, sMobBir1.hap1, whole genome shotgun sequence genome contains a region encoding:
- the LOC140189042 gene encoding melanocortin receptor 5-like, which produces QTNLNATKECSQIEIPTEVYLILGLVSLLENLLVVIAVLKNRNLHSPMYFLICSLAVSDILLCLSKAWEALTISLVNNHKDLFTRAFLLNLDNVFDSLICISFLASIFNLAAITTDRYITIFHALRYHNIMTGKRVAFVIGGIWVFCTSTGALMINFHDSQGIVSFYIIFFLLSVVLIVSLYIYMFLLAQMHAKKIRTLPGHTAHQGINFKGAFTITVLLGVFIFCWAPLSLHFILFLLCPSDPYCACFISLFQIDLIFIMCHSIIDPLIYAFRDPELSNTFKKMMFCHKKQRYFHASPSFLNI; this is translated from the coding sequence CAAACCAACCTGAATGCCACGAAGGAGTGCTCTCAAATCGAGATCCCCACTGAGGTGTATCTCATCCTGGGGCTAGTGAGCTTGTTGGAAAACCTACTAGTGGTCATTGCAGTACTGAAAAACAGGAATCTACACTCTCCCATGTACTTCCTCATCTGTAGTTTGGCAGTTTCagacatccttctgtgtctatcCAAAGCTTGGGAAGCACTTACAATATCGCTGGTAAACAACCACAAAGATCTGTTCACACGAGCCTTTTTATTAAATTTGGACAATGTATTTGACTCATTAATATGCATTTCCTTCCTTGCCTCCATTTTTAACTTGGCTGCAATTACAACCGACCGATACATCACGATTTTCCACGCTTTGCGATACCACAACATTATGACAGGGAAGCGAGTTGCTTTTGTCATTGGAGGGATCTGGGTGTTCTGCACTTCCACCGGTGCCCTCATGATCAACTTTCACGACAGTCAAGGCATCGTCAGCTTCTATATTATATTTTTCCTGCTATCAGTAGTTCTTATTGTGTCCCTTTACATCTACATGTTCCTGTTGGCACAGATGCATGCTAAGAAGATTAGAACACTTCCAGGTCATACAGCCCACCAGGGAATCAATTTTAAAGGAGCCTTCACAATAACTGTCCTCCTCGGGGTCTTCATTTTCTGTTGGGCCCCTTTATCCTTGCACTTTATCCTCTTCTTACTCTGCCCTTCAGATCCGTACTGTGCATGCTTTATATCCCTCTTTCAAATTGACCTCATTTTTATTATGTGCCACTCAATCATTGACCCTCTTATTTATGCATTCCGAGACCCCGAATTATCCAATACTTTTAAGAAGATGATGTTCTGTCACAAAAAGCAACGGTATTTCCATGCGTCACCCAGTTTTTTGAACATTTAG